From a region of the Arvicanthis niloticus isolate mArvNil1 chromosome 6, mArvNil1.pat.X, whole genome shotgun sequence genome:
- the Galr2 gene encoding galanin receptor type 2 isoform X2, with the protein MTFESLRTGTPGVLILCQSPQLQAGAGYHPTLWVLAPPPVPRAPLLWLLEQSRWGAAARELRLHRDRDRDGCGSSSCVRFGDTMNESGSQGSEDTSQEGGDSGWQPEAVLVPLFFALIFLVGTVGNALVLAVLLRGGQAVSTTNLFILNLGVADLCFILCCVPFQATVYTLDDWVFGSLLCKAVHFFIFLTMHASSFTLAAVSLDRYLAIRYPLHSRELRTPRNALAAIGLIWGLALLFSGPYLSYYRQSQLANLTVCHPAWSAPRRRAMDLCTFVFSYLLPVLVLSLTYARTLRYLWRTVDPGAAGSGSQRVKRKVTRMIVIVAVLFCLCWMPHHALILCVWFGRFPLTRATYALRILSHLVSYANSCVNPIVYALVSKHFRKGFRKICAGLLSRAPRRASGRVCILEPGNHSGSRLEQESTDLTQVARVVT; encoded by the exons ATGACTTTTGAGTCTTTGCGGACGGGCACTCCAGGAGTCTTAATCTTGTGCCAGTCACCACAG CTGCAGGCCGGAGCGGGGTACCATCCTACACTCTGGGTGCTCGCTCCTCCTCCAGTCCCCCGCGCACCCCTGCTCTGGCTTTTGGAGCAATCTCGCTGGGGCGCTGCAGCGAGGGAGCTGCGCCTGCACCGAGACCGAGACCGGGACGGCTGTGGGAGCTCCAGCTGCGTCCGCTTTGGTGACACCATGAATGAATCAGGCAGTCAGGGGTCGGAGGACACGAGCCAGGAAGGTGGTGACAGCGGCTGGCAGCCCGAGGCGGTCCTCGTTCCCCTGTTTTTCGCGCTCATCTTCCTCGTGGGCACCGTGGGCAATGCGCTGGTGCTGGCGGTGCTGCTGCGTGGTGGCCAGGCGGTCAGCACCACCAACCTGTTCATCCTCAACCTGGGCGTGGCCGACCTCTGTTTCATCCTGTGCTGCGTGCCTTTCCAGGCCACCGTCTACACCCTGGACGACTGGGTGTTTGGCTCACTGCTCTGCAAGGCCGttcatttcttcatcttcctcactaTGCACGCCAGCAGCTTCACTCTGGCCGCCGTCTCCCTGGACAG GTACCTAGCCATTCGCTACCCGCTGCACTCCCGAGAGTTGCGCACACCTCGAAACGCACTGGCGGCCATCGGGCTCATCTGGGGGCTAGCACTGCTCTTCTCCGGGCCCTACCTGAGCTACTACCGTCAGTCGCAGCTGGCCAACCTGACGGTGTGCCACCCAGCATGGAGTGCACCTCGACGTCGCGCCATGGACCTCTGCACCTTCGTCTTTAGCTACCTGTTGCCAGTGCTGGTCCTCAGCCTGACCTACGCGCGCACCCTCCGCTACCTCTGGCGCACAGTCGATCCAGGGGCTGCGGGCTCAGGTTCCCAGCGCGTCAAGCGTAAGGTGACACGGATGATCGTCATCGTGGCGGTGCTCTTCTGCCTCTGTTGGATGCCCCACCACGCACTTATCCTCTGCGTGTGGTTTGGTCGCTTCCCGCTCACGCGTGCCACTTACGCGCTACGCATCCTTTCACACCTAGTTTCTTATGCCAATTCGTGTGTCAACCCCATCGTTTATGCTCTGGTCTCCAAGCATTTCCGCAAAGGTTTCCGAAAAATCTGCGCGGGCTTGCTGAGCCGTGCTCCGAGGCGAGCTTCAGGCAGAGTGTGCATCCTGGAGCCTGGGAACCACAGTGGCAGCAGGCTGGAACAGGAGTCCACAGACCTGACACAG GTTGCTAGAGTGGTGACATAg
- the Galr2 gene encoding galanin receptor type 2 isoform X1: MTFESLRTGTPGVLILCQSPQLQAGAGYHPTLWVLAPPPVPRAPLLWLLEQSRWGAAARELRLHRDRDRDGCGSSSCVRFGDTMNESGSQGSEDTSQEGGDSGWQPEAVLVPLFFALIFLVGTVGNALVLAVLLRGGQAVSTTNLFILNLGVADLCFILCCVPFQATVYTLDDWVFGSLLCKAVHFFIFLTMHASSFTLAAVSLDRYLAIRYPLHSRELRTPRNALAAIGLIWGLALLFSGPYLSYYRQSQLANLTVCHPAWSAPRRRAMDLCTFVFSYLLPVLVLSLTYARTLRYLWRTVDPGAAGSGSQRVKRKVTRMIVIVAVLFCLCWMPHHALILCVWFGRFPLTRATYALRILSHLVSYANSCVNPIVYALVSKHFRKGFRKICAGLLSRAPRRASGRVCILEPGNHSGSRLEQESTDLTQVSEAAGPLVPAPALPNCTA, encoded by the exons ATGACTTTTGAGTCTTTGCGGACGGGCACTCCAGGAGTCTTAATCTTGTGCCAGTCACCACAG CTGCAGGCCGGAGCGGGGTACCATCCTACACTCTGGGTGCTCGCTCCTCCTCCAGTCCCCCGCGCACCCCTGCTCTGGCTTTTGGAGCAATCTCGCTGGGGCGCTGCAGCGAGGGAGCTGCGCCTGCACCGAGACCGAGACCGGGACGGCTGTGGGAGCTCCAGCTGCGTCCGCTTTGGTGACACCATGAATGAATCAGGCAGTCAGGGGTCGGAGGACACGAGCCAGGAAGGTGGTGACAGCGGCTGGCAGCCCGAGGCGGTCCTCGTTCCCCTGTTTTTCGCGCTCATCTTCCTCGTGGGCACCGTGGGCAATGCGCTGGTGCTGGCGGTGCTGCTGCGTGGTGGCCAGGCGGTCAGCACCACCAACCTGTTCATCCTCAACCTGGGCGTGGCCGACCTCTGTTTCATCCTGTGCTGCGTGCCTTTCCAGGCCACCGTCTACACCCTGGACGACTGGGTGTTTGGCTCACTGCTCTGCAAGGCCGttcatttcttcatcttcctcactaTGCACGCCAGCAGCTTCACTCTGGCCGCCGTCTCCCTGGACAG GTACCTAGCCATTCGCTACCCGCTGCACTCCCGAGAGTTGCGCACACCTCGAAACGCACTGGCGGCCATCGGGCTCATCTGGGGGCTAGCACTGCTCTTCTCCGGGCCCTACCTGAGCTACTACCGTCAGTCGCAGCTGGCCAACCTGACGGTGTGCCACCCAGCATGGAGTGCACCTCGACGTCGCGCCATGGACCTCTGCACCTTCGTCTTTAGCTACCTGTTGCCAGTGCTGGTCCTCAGCCTGACCTACGCGCGCACCCTCCGCTACCTCTGGCGCACAGTCGATCCAGGGGCTGCGGGCTCAGGTTCCCAGCGCGTCAAGCGTAAGGTGACACGGATGATCGTCATCGTGGCGGTGCTCTTCTGCCTCTGTTGGATGCCCCACCACGCACTTATCCTCTGCGTGTGGTTTGGTCGCTTCCCGCTCACGCGTGCCACTTACGCGCTACGCATCCTTTCACACCTAGTTTCTTATGCCAATTCGTGTGTCAACCCCATCGTTTATGCTCTGGTCTCCAAGCATTTCCGCAAAGGTTTCCGAAAAATCTGCGCGGGCTTGCTGAGCCGTGCTCCGAGGCGAGCTTCAGGCAGAGTGTGCATCCTGGAGCCTGGGAACCACAGTGGCAGCAGGCTGGAACAGGAGTCCACAGACCTGACACAGGTGAGCGAGGCAGCTGGGCCCCTTGTCCCAGCACCCGCACTTCCCAACTGCACAGCTTAG